The following are encoded together in the Meriones unguiculatus strain TT.TT164.6M chromosome 16, Bangor_MerUng_6.1, whole genome shotgun sequence genome:
- the Lhfpl5 gene encoding LHFPL tetraspan subfamily member 5 protein isoform X2: MVKLLPAQEAAKIYHTNYVRNSRAVGVMWGTLTICFSVLVMALFIQPYWIGDSVSTPQAGYFGLFSYCVGNVLSSELICKGGPLDFSSIPSRAFKTAMFFVALAMFLIIGSIICFSLFFICNTATVYKICAWMQLAAATGLMIGCLVYPDGWDSSEVRRMCGEQTGKYTLGHCTIRWAFMLAILSIGDALILSFLAFVLGYRQDKLLPDDYTADGKEEV; the protein is encoded by the exons ATGGTGAAGTTGCTGCCGGCCCAAGAGGCCGCCAAGATCTACCACACCAACTACGTGCGCAACTCACGCGCCGTGGGGGTGATGTGGGGTACGCTCACCATCTGCTTCTCGGTGCTGGTCATGGCCCTCTTCATCCAGCCCTACTGGATAGGCGACAGTGTGAGCACGCCGCAGGCCGGCTACTTTGGCCTCTTCTCCTACTGCGTGGGCAACGTGCTGTCCTCGGAACTCATCTGCAAGGGGGGCCCTCTGGActtctcctccatcccctccagaGCCTTCAAGACCGCCATGTTCTTCGTGGCCTTGGCCATGTTCCTCATCATTGGCTCCATCATCTGCTTCAGCCTGTTCTTCATCTGTAACACAGCCACCGTCTATAAGATCTGCGCCTGGATGCAGCTGGCGGCAG CCACGGGCCTGATGATTGGATGCCTGGTCTACCCGGACGGTTGGGACTCCAGCGAGGTGCGGCGCATGTGTGGTGAGCAGACCGGTAAATACACGCTGGGTCACTGCACCATCCGCTGGGCCTTCATGCTGGCGATCCTCAGCATCGGGGAcgccctcatcctctccttcttgGCGTTTGTGCTGGGCTACCGGCAGGACAAGCTCCTGCCCGATGACTACACGGCAGATGGGAAAG AGGAAGTGTGA
- the Lhfpl5 gene encoding LHFPL tetraspan subfamily member 5 protein isoform X1: protein MVKLLPAQEAAKIYHTNYVRNSRAVGVMWGTLTICFSVLVMALFIQPYWIGDSVSTPQAGYFGLFSYCVGNVLSSELICKGGPLDFSSIPSRAFKTAMFFVALAMFLIIGSIICFSLFFICNTATVYKICAWMQLAAATGLMIGCLVYPDGWDSSEVRRMCGEQTGKYTLGHCTIRWAFMLAILSIGDALILSFLAFVLGYRQDKLLPDDYTADGKGIISLARKAMTWILQR, encoded by the exons ATGGTGAAGTTGCTGCCGGCCCAAGAGGCCGCCAAGATCTACCACACCAACTACGTGCGCAACTCACGCGCCGTGGGGGTGATGTGGGGTACGCTCACCATCTGCTTCTCGGTGCTGGTCATGGCCCTCTTCATCCAGCCCTACTGGATAGGCGACAGTGTGAGCACGCCGCAGGCCGGCTACTTTGGCCTCTTCTCCTACTGCGTGGGCAACGTGCTGTCCTCGGAACTCATCTGCAAGGGGGGCCCTCTGGActtctcctccatcccctccagaGCCTTCAAGACCGCCATGTTCTTCGTGGCCTTGGCCATGTTCCTCATCATTGGCTCCATCATCTGCTTCAGCCTGTTCTTCATCTGTAACACAGCCACCGTCTATAAGATCTGCGCCTGGATGCAGCTGGCGGCAG CCACGGGCCTGATGATTGGATGCCTGGTCTACCCGGACGGTTGGGACTCCAGCGAGGTGCGGCGCATGTGTGGTGAGCAGACCGGTAAATACACGCTGGGTCACTGCACCATCCGCTGGGCCTTCATGCTGGCGATCCTCAGCATCGGGGAcgccctcatcctctccttcttgGCGTTTGTGCTGGGCTACCGGCAGGACAAGCTCCTGCCCGATGACTACACGGCAGATGGGAAAG GCATTATTTCCCTGGCAAGGAAAGCTATGACTTGGATCCTCCAGAGATGA